A region of the Manduca sexta isolate Smith_Timp_Sample1 chromosome 5, JHU_Msex_v1.0, whole genome shotgun sequence genome:
ATTAATGAATAGATGAAACTAATTGTATGCACCACatatagcaaaatatatagaaatatgaaTCTTTGAAAACATGTGTGACTTAAGCTGTCTCTTTTGTCTGATATATGAAGTGAAGTAGGAGGTGCATGCTTCATAAttgtcaattaaaaaataataatatgacttTAATAGTGAACTTACCGAACCATATTCTAGGTCATATTTGTAAGAGACAACCTCTCCAGGAAGCTTTCCAGGTTTCCTGACCGGCAAGCATGCCACACCTAGTTCAGCAGCCAGTGAGAATGAGAACAGGAACCCTCGGGCCTCCAGCCCCACAATGGCTTCCACATCAGGGTACCTGGCACGGATGGTCTGCACCAGTAAATGTTGCAACAGCTTACATGCACTACCATCTGCTAGTGCAGAGAATATGTCCCTTAAACAAAAAGTGAATATTCAACATAGTGTGTGCAGCTCTGAATggataaagtttttaatatattatgtagttgtgtTGTAGTGGAGCTCATTTCAAGTGTttagttacaataattataatgtaatcagGAATTAATGGTTATCAAGTACATGTCCAGCACTAATACAGATAACAATTAATGATATCACACAGTCTACAAGAATATTATGATTggatcataaaatatattttggtgttATGTATGAATATACAGCATCTCTCTTTGTAGGTATTATCACTGCCCATATTTATACTAACAATATACctgaacatattattaaataacattgcagcaaaataaatttttgGGCCTTAGAAAACTTAGCatctagcagtggcgaaaagtgaaattttctgaaagaaCCTGATAAATGTGCACTGCAAaccattctaatgataattaataataataataacagccctgtattatatacttgcccactgatgagcatgggcctcctctgctactgagagggattaggccttagtccaccatgctggcctagtgctgattggtagacttcacataccttcgaaattcctatagagaacttctcagatgtgcaggtttcctcacgatgttttccttcaccgttaaagtaaacgataaattcacaaagaatacacacatgattttagaaaagtcagaggtgtgtgcctttgggatttgaacctgtggacattcgtcttggcagcccatttcacaaccaactagactatggCCGCttgtataataattagattctacataaagggaagccagtTGGAATTGGGTTATacagacccttcgccactgacatCTAAGTAGGTCTCTTGTATGAGACGGGCCGTGTGAGTAGTTCCCATCACTGCCTATTATACCTCTTTATTAAATCAAAGCTATAATTCTAAGAATACTATGATTCGCTGCCAGCTTAAGAAGGGGTACAGCAATTGTGAGAGGTTATTTAGCCTACCTTTTCGTTTAGTCACCATACAAAATGCAATAGCGAGGAATTATATCGTATTGGTTTGGTGCGAGGCATTTGACTTCCCCAGCGATCTATGCGATCATGATGTAGACAAATACTTCCCCAGCCATTTAATTCCATCGTGATGTAGACAAATCTACAGCGTGTAGATGAATAACCTTTATCATTTCAGTTTAACATAATGGATGTGCCGATTTATAGAATATTCATGATGATTCAAAGTTTCATtagaactaatatttttatcgataatttttcTTACCAAAATAAAATCCCCTTTTTGGGAAAGTCGgggaaactttttattttactttttaattcggcGACCTTTTTTGCGTAGTCTTCGTCCATTGTGggttatataaaaatttgtttagtaTATCTTCGGCAGGATATTCAATTATTTGTGATAGTTTTTAAGTATTCATAAATAGCGCGAATGCGTGATTtcctatgtaataaaattaaaaataaaatttatttgaattgacATTGACATATCATTATCAAGAACTATCAATCTGACATTAGATAAGGGTATATTCTTTCTTTTGGAAAGCCAAGGAATAATGTAGCTGTGCAgccaaaacttttttataaatagttttcatGAAATACCTAATAACAatgtcatgtttttttatttctgccaAATTACGagagtataatattatgctggCTCATTTACACTTTTATAAAGGCTGTTGTATTTGTGCGTAAAAAACACAGAAGCCAATTAACTACAATATTGAATTACATTATTTTGGCTTTTTAGTGTTTTCAAaagcacaattttttttgataaaaaccttttttcttCACGCACCGTTTTGTTATAACCAATGATTAAtgagtatagaggatgagtgatatggtcacgtgacatgcggcacatttaatgcataaaatggcgccgactccgccccttacaatagtgatatgctagtaccgaaaattttgtatcgacatcgaagaattaaaagagagactaacaagcccaaaaaagatcaaatacgaaaggagttaggttctaccataatataaacaaacaaactgaaactgatttataagtaacaattgttaaagaaagcagtacctgttgtgacaaacatccagttgtgtttgatctatatttgtatgttgtactattccttgctaaaaatttaagttacagattaagatatttacttaatacatgtgataaatggaataagatagcgtagccagcaattatttggttggttttattttattttattattatgctctttgatcgagaaacataactatgtttcagcaaactaaaatcaatgaccgtaaagatggtggttaagataatcaattataataattatttgcaataacaacaatatgattatgtatctatttccgtgcatgcaaaggttgctcgaaacataagaccgccaattgtaaaaatatatcttacatttcatctttatgttatttcttttatgtttatcaattcttttatgtaacaattctaattttattcatagcaatatattaaagtaatattactattaggtgaagtataataatcattactattttacttatcgggactATTGTTGGAAAACCgttatcttttactcgcgttaattaaacgtgtggtttatgcatttcttctcaaaatgtaaagaacgaatatatgtatttggtgtaggattccaatcacgtcgctcaatattctcaattcattttgccttggtttttaatttttttggtaatctaaaaaaatattctaatttcacttggtttgtcgttctggataatacaatattgatgtgtgctctaacattctttcaaagacaaaaaccgtaactgataaacgggcgtctgttaaaatatcgatatcaataatttctaaacaaatctacccatccctaagctcgtgtgtaaacaaacataatgattttaatggatataaatcacgcctaaaagggttcaaagcttatcaaacaagatccacatataattttaattgataaaaacacatccaaaaagtaaatatacaaagatatttactaattttcggtaaaaacagtcactaatatatttcggggtctttcttgcgtgaattcgatttgcatccttttacACAACACttagtcattttcgaaacttatcaaatacactaataaacacactgaacaattgagaatatgattatattactttaaattcaatatttatgaagatttgtttacatcgtctgacactacatgtacttgctgactggcctacaataaatggcgtttctgccgcaaggcggtcccagtgtgttgaagtcaACGAAATaatgccatattcgaagaaagcaattatttttgtctttttttgttgcgttccaaataagctttgagtaaaagagatagacatatatattgacaattctgcgtcgatttccctaacataaatataacttattcatatagctaacttttgaggcctgtcctctttatatttagtcattggttaTAACCCAAGCgtgcttgacatgttagccgaCTAACACGTCAGTTGCGCAAAACATGCGAAATTGAACctaattaaatatgattttaaaaatattttatttcttatttatacgCGTTTATTTCTAGTTGTAAActctttttatgaattttaatgcCTTAAAAAATCGATTTATCGTTTAAGGATAAGTAACATTTAGATACACTACGTTGTAAATACCACAGTCAATACAACAGCTTAGAATGACTGAATTTAATGTAAGCTACTAGGACATTCAATTTACTCGTGACTAAAATTGTAATAGGTTGGTAAAGGTGtgattttgtaaatttgatCGAGCGCATTAGCAAGTTTAAGGTATTATTACTCAGATGGGCGTTTATGATCGCGACTGTCACCCGCGCTGGTATTACAGATACAAACTACTGTACGTAGGTATTGGGCCCAACCATAAAGTTAATGGGGAGTGGGCGGTACCGGTCGTGCGCGTTCGTTGACCCCCATCAGCTGACATTCATGTTATATTACTatgggttttaatttttttttctgtgtatTGGTTTTTGTATCCAATCCATCCATGTTGGGATTTAGGAAATCAGAAAGCACCACTACTATGACCTGTCTTAGTTTTCAGTAAGGTTACCTTAACtcatggtataaaaataaaacttcttgCATAATATGTAATTCCCATTAATTTATTTCCTCGCACATCCTGACATAAATACAAAGTTtgtcaatgtaaaataataacatacatttataattttgcatttgtttaaaatttatgctCTAAAGTTACAAATAGATAGGAATTTTCATGCACATACTAAGGACTCAGTAGTTACtagttactattataatatctgTCCAAATACAATACAGTACTTTTGTCATGTACAATGAATAGGTATATACCAGTGAAGAAAGGTGACATCAAAGAATATAGTACTCTCTAACGAGAGAGAGACAGACGGTGACAATGTCCGAAAGGGACGTCATATAGGTagtaatatgtttgaaaatcgttctaatgatagttgattttacataagtcTTACATGAAGGTTAGCCAGAAGCAATcgcgttatatggaccctttgccactggtatACCCGAATATTACTTACCAAGACATAGAACCAATGTTGATAAATACAAAGATACAAATGAATTTGATACAgtagttttacaaataataaagaaatatttaaaaatcaaaggTACTTATGACAggcaaaaagaaaagaaatttcgGTCCGGTTTACACTAAAATAGAGAAGAGAAAAGATCTTGATATAATGTTTTAACCATAAGGAGCAGATAGGCGTAGATTTTGAGTTTTCGTTAAAAAAGAGGTAGGCAGTGCCGtcttcaatgatttttttttccgaatccataattatttaaaaaaattataaaaatgatctCGCAAAGTTGCCCAATGAAGGCGTCCCACTATCTGCACGGAATAGACAGTACTCCATCTTAAATGTAGTTGGAGTCTTTACTGTTGTATATTGGCTTGCCATTATCACATTTGACATTAAAAATTGGGTTAAatagatagaaaataaatacacagtggTAGTGACAGGTTCCACGAGCCGTGTGTCGTTCACGCGAGGTGTAGCAAAAGAGTTAAAGTCCTCATCATGAATAACTCTGTAAATACTAAAGACCGGCAAATTAGACTGTGATATAAACAGTCATATCGTTTGATATAACTGACTCACAAGTTTGaatttttcacagctgaaacacatccgagtatttgatataaattttaactagatACAATTATACTTTCGAAAGAAATATGatcttgacagacagacggacaaagTGATCCTGTAAGGGCTCCTGTATAAGTACGGAAtcctaataaaatacaaataggtaGGAACAGTGACGCGAAAATGGGAATTGCGCTTTTCATTTGTCTCCTTGGATTCCGCAGCGAATGTCCAAACGCAAGATACTAAGGCTTTTCTGTATTGGAGTCTGGAAAAGGCAGTAAAAAGAAGTATCGTGAGCGGAAATCTAGGTGGAACCTTTGTATAAATCAGGCGACCCAGTCGCTTCCTGTATACTGCCTTCTTCAATAATAACTATCAATATATTCgtcaaacaacaaaaaaatattaaaattaaaagaaacacacgaacacacgcacacacacaaaaaaagtacaaaacatattaataaaatgtaaattaaataaaaacttaacccAAAATTAATTCGccttcaaaaatattaagtaaaaaatatataatatcataactatttaattatgtactaCTCTGCTGGTACTACATAACTAGCAGTGTACCAGTACATAGCTTCTGTGGAACAAGGACCCGTGTATGCTGTTGAGAAAGGATCCGTAATATTTATAAGTGATTATTGTGTACATTACCGGCCGGCCCAGTCTTATCCGTCTACCTTTTGGAGGTCGGCTGATGCTCTACTACGTCCAGGTGCGCCACGTATGCGCATTTCAAGAAACAGGATGCAGGAAGCCATAACATAGCATCGAGGGACTGCCCGGCGAGGCTGCACACCGAAGGACGGTCCGTAGCTGCCACCAGATATATTCTCGCCAAAAGCGTTCACCATTGGACAGATAAATTTCGGCGTGATGGGTTACGAGAGAAATAACACAGGATTGAAATACTTTTAGTAGATTTACAGAAAACAGTAATTACTTATTAGCGCAGCAATGACGAGACGACGACAGGTAGAAGTCTACTAAAAGATGTAGGTCATTGTTACATATATCAAGTGGCGCCAACAAGCTGCATAATGCAGTACTAAGATAGCTCACAtaaattgtttggtttatactttATCTAACTATACAGTTTTAACATAGCGGAGCTGGCCACATCATGGCTGCCAGCGATATCGGGTGAGCTGGGACTCGACATTGCTCTTGTCCAGGAGGAGTACTCGATGTCCTGGCTCATCCAACAGCATAGCCCCATGTCGCAGGCGGGCATCTCCGTATATCTGCGAGACATCGCGTTCTCCATTGTCTCCGAGTGGTGTAACGATTATTGCTTTGTCGCGCACATATCGGATCTGGACCCATTTCTAATGACTGCCTACTTTAAGTACTCGGACCCTATCGACCCGCACGTGTAACACCTAACCAAATATAGTATACCGTGGAGGTCTAACGAGCTTGAAGGTGAAGAAAAAGAAGAATCCGGTGGGCAGCACCGGTGAGGAAatgaaaagttattaaaatataaagaagcaAAAGAAGAATACGAGAATGAGGCAAggaaaatgtaaatgaaaagCTGGAAGGAATTCTGTAATAAACAGGATAAGGTAGGGCTGTGGGATGGGATATATCGAGTAATGGGCAGGCTGAATAAGAGACAAGAAGACGCGCTATTTGGGAGGGACGGACTAACCCTGAGTTAAGAGAAATCGGCCGAACAACCGATTATTCCCGGACGACCCTTAGGAGGAGGGCAATGAAGATCACCGGCACTCCCGAAAGCTTGCCTCACGCATGACCGACTGGGTCTATGTTAAGGTACATGACCCACCGTGTACGTTGAGGGATCTCATGGCGGCTGATGACCTTCAATCCGAAGAAGACTCGGATTAAACGGCCTGATCTGCGATATCTGTTCCCAGGCGTTTAACCAAGCTCCGGAGTCTTTTCTGTCATTGGCTAACAAGTACTCGAAATGGCCTATTTTCCAAAGATTTGGAAAGAGGCCCCGGTCGTTGTGCAGAAGCCGGGTAAAGTTGATTACTCGGTTCCCAAAGCACATCGACCGATAGGACTGTTGGCAGTGATGGGAAAGATCGTAGAAAAGATGCTGCTGGGAAGGCTAAAGAGGCCCATGCTCCCGAAGATGAGCGACGGGGTTGCCAGTGTGGAAATACAAGTGGTCACCGAGTAGCATCACACAACCGGAAGGGCCATTTCGGTTTTTATCTGGCGGACTACCCGGCTGCAGTAATTGCCGATATGTCTGCCGGAGGCACCGATCAGGCCGCCCGACGATGTCGCCAGGCGGAACCGGACGAGGCGCTAGCCAAGAAAGAAGAGAAGCTGCTTGCTTTGGAGCAGCAAAGCGCCGCGGAAGGCTTCACCGCCCGCCGCACGCTGGCACGCATCCCACCCCAGCGTACGGAAATGCAACCGACCTCGAAAAGGCCCCTTCTTTCGCCGGAGGAAGTACAAGAACAGCAGCGGCAGTGCTTGACGATAGACAGGTCGCTCGCGAGCACCACCCATGGCCGGCATTGTTGCGGCCACTGGCCACGGAGCTGGCTCGGTATGCACCACCCAGCAGGAGACGGAAACTGGTTTGAACATGGAAACAGGCGCCCCCGTGCCAGTAGCGGCCTCCCCCACTCTTGCGGACCTCGGCAGAGCCACAAAGCCCAAGTTGCTCGAGCTGACGCACTCATCCCTACTCGACATCACTAAGATAGCGAATGCCATGGTATCagaaaagaaatttaaactAAACTCTGCAGACCGGGAAATTGTTAACACACCTACCTAACAGCTTTTGGCTGTAGTTGCCATGCTGGAGCTACAACTGGCAGAGGCCGAAAAGGTACTCATGGTATCTCGGCATAACTGCTCCTCCTTGGAGCTTCGTCTGGCGGCCTGCAAGAGAGAGAATACACTCGTCGATACTCTGGTGAGCAGAATCGGCGACTGCATACCCTGGGCTACTACAGCACCTGAGGCGACGACTGCCCTCCCCCCGCCCCTCTCCGGTACCTACCACCCGGTCTGGTACTGGCGGTTTACCGGACCGGTTGGTACCGGAATGGCCAAACCACAATAAAGACTGCCGACGATACGAAGTCGGTCATTAAAAGGGCGGTGAACCCTAAGGTGGTGGGAGTGCAGGTGGAGCGAGTGAGGAAAATCGAAAATGTGGGGGTTCTTGTTCGGACCACCAGTGAGGCGGGGGCGCAGCGACTACGTGAAGCGATTTCGGACACCTTTGGAATCACCGTGCCGCGCCATCGCATGCCGCTAGTTGCGGTATCTGGCTTGAGCAGGGATCCTAATGAAGAGGCGTTCATATCGGACCTGCACGAACAGAATATGGCTGCTGATTGAAACTGGCCCCTAGTGCGTTTCAGGAAAGAGGCCAAGCTGGCTTTTAAGAAGGGTAGGCGAGGCGAAATGATAACCATGGTCTTACAGTGCTTGCCCGCTCTTCGCAAGAGGTTGGTTGAGATTGGAAAAGTCTATATTGGGTGGGACGTCTGCCGCGTTTACGACTACGTATCAGTTACGTGCTGCACCATGAGCCAGTTATACGGGCACCCCGAAAAGCACTGCCGATCAGCTGAGGTCACGTGCAGGCGATGCGGGGAAGTAGGCCACCATGCGTCAGATTGCTCCTTCACCACGCCAAGCCAGACGCACCGAACCACAGCACCGTATCGAGGAAATGCCCAGCACGACTGCACGCGGATGGACGGTACGTGGCTGCTACCCGCTACATTCTCACCTGAGTCACTACTCATCGGCCAGATCAATCTTGGGGGAGGAGAATTGGCCACCATGGAGCTGCCAGCAATCTCGAGTGAGCTGGGGCTCGACATTGTCCTCATCCAGGAACAATACTCGACGTCCCGGCTCATCCTACAGCATGGCTCCCTGTCTCAGGCGGGAATTTACACACATCGGCGGGACATCGCGGTCTCCGTTCTCCCAGAGTGGTGCAATGACTATTTTTACACTGCGCACGTCGCGGACCTGGACCTAATCCTCGTTTCCGCCTACTTCAAATACTCGGACCCCATCGACCCGCACGCAGAACACCTGACCAGGCTACTCAGCCATTTCAATGGTCAGCGCATCATAGTCTGTGCAGATTGTAATGCCCACTCGCCGAAGTGGCACTGCTCCGTGCAGCTATGCAGAGGCCGGAGAATAACTGCGGACCGACGACAGTCAACGGTAGAAGACCTCATCACAGCATACTCTCTTCAGGTTGCTAACGCTGAGGGCCAACCGGTCACCTTTTGCACCGTCAACGGAGAGTCCAACGTGGACGTCACCCTGTACTCGAGGAGCTGCCATGTCGACGAGTGGCGCGTGCACATAGGGGCCAGTACCAGCGACCATCGCCTCATCACCTTCAAGGTGAGCCAGCCCACCAACCGACGCGCAAGGAAAGAGTGCAGCGAGCGGTCCAAGTTGCCGCCGGGCTTTCGGGACCGGGGTGTCGATTGG
Encoded here:
- the LOC119190711 gene encoding uncharacterized protein LOC119190711; this translates as MSQLYGHPEKHCRSAEVTCRRCGEVGHHASDCSFTTPSQTHRTTAPYRGNAQHDCTRMDGTWLLPATFSPESLLIGQINLGGGELATMELPAISSELGLDIVLIQEQYSTSRLILQHGSLSQAGIYTHRRDIAVSVLPEWCNDYFYTAHVADLDLILVSAYFKYSDPIDPHAEHLTRLLSHFNGQRIIVCADCNAHSPKWHCSVQLCRGRRITADRRQSTVEDLITAYSLQVANAEGQPVTFCTVNGESNVDVTLYSRSCHVDEWRVHIGASTSDHRLITFKVSQPTNRRARKECSERSKLPPGFRDRGVDWGRFRTMIHLRMGYLDMSTSAAEASERFTDIVVYSARATLGVRRRKKEVGYEWWTPELDRLRRRCGSSRRAWQRTSRAGSPAEEYAGEVIAESGNVDSWGLAYRVSSGRSRPPENVVTGIRFAKEFTETVDEAMHTLA
- the LOC115446101 gene encoding adenine phosphoribosyltransferase, with product MDEDYAKKVAELKSKIKSFPDFPKKGILFWDIFSALADGSACKLLQHLLVQTIRARYPDVEAIVGLEARGFLFSFSLAAELGVACLPVRKPGKLPGEVVSYKYDLEYGSDTLEIQKNAIKPGLKCLILDDLIATGGSIAAAAALLRTCGAEVLGCVVVIELESLRGRHNIPEDISVHSLIKYD